From Debaryomyces hansenii CBS767 chromosome C complete sequence, a single genomic window includes:
- a CDS encoding DEHA2C00308p (no similarity) yields the protein MLKSFVGLFLLCLSVGLTETFPLKAGLEKHNSTAKVTILISNIPSEAHEYLRSGNGNRMPDTLFNQLEISQEFINAVNSKKKNENFNDLAFGFEDFDRILTNYSADATGVVQRAADLPVWVTATRLKYSFVTKYRSGTAHVWLIENWYDTKASFMNNITGFAYLGTAIADMIIGSSGPECKGYINWVEVDGLNWTCAVATWTTSGKKKCYTKGTGSMFSEPCDNSVQEANKRQMASFCLNGWNGGDFNADIRVMHPEITNANIWDLDCMRAS from the coding sequence ATGTTAAAATCATTCGTCGGGTTATTTTTGTTATGTCTCAGCGTAGGGTTAACTGAGACATTCCCCTTGAAGGCCGGGTTAGAAAAACATAACTCAACTGCTAAAGTGACCATATTAATAAGTAACATACCGTCAGAAGCACATGAATATCTACGGTCCGGTAATGGTAATAGAATGCCAGATACATTATTTAATCAGTTAGAAATATCTCAGGAATTTATTAATGCGGTTAACAGtaagaaaaaaaatgaGAATTTTAATGATCTAGCATTTGGGTTCgaagattttgatagaATCTTGACTAATTACAGTGCTGACGCAACAGGTGTGGTACAGAGAGCGGCTGATCTACCAGTATGGGTAACAGCGACGAGGCTAAAGTATAGTTTTGTAACCAAGTATAGATCAGGGACCGCTCATGTATGGTTAATAGAGAACTGGTATGACACTAAAGCTTCCTTCATGAATAACATTACCGGCTTTGCATATTTGGGGACAGCGATAGCAGATATGATAATTGGTTCATCAGGCCCAGAATGTAAGGGCTACATTAATTGGGTCGAGGTAGATGGATTAAACTGGACATGTGCTGTAGCCACATGGACTACTTCCGGCAAAAAGAAGTGTTATACTAAAGGGACAGGTAGTATGTTTTCAGAACCATGTGACAATAGTGTGCAAGAGGCTAATAAAAGGCAGATGGCATCATTCTGTTTGAACGGTTGGAACGGTGGTGATTTTAATGCAGATATCCGTGTGATGCACCCGGAAATTACCAACGCAAATATATGGGATCTTGATTGCATGCGAGCTAGTTAG